A genomic window from Balaenoptera acutorostrata chromosome 20, mBalAcu1.1, whole genome shotgun sequence includes:
- the TMEM101 gene encoding transmembrane protein 101 isoform X1 has translation MASKIGSRRWMLQLIMQLGSVLLTRCPFWGCFSQLMLYAERAEARRKPDIPVPYLYFDMGAAVLCASFMSFGVKRRWFALGAALQLAISTYAAYLGGYVHYGDWLKFLLLVERITYLCSTCPPHLEMVRMYSRTVAIIGGFLVLASGAGELYRRKPRSRSLQSTGQVFLGIYLICVAYSLQHSKEDRLAYLNHLPGGELMIQLFFVLYGVLALAFLSGYYVTLAAQILAVLLPPVMLVIDGNVAYWHNARRVEFWNQMKLLGESVGIFGAAVILATDG, from the exons ATGGCGTCGAAGATAGGTTCGCGACGGTGGATGCTGCAGCTGATCATGCAGTTGGGTTCGGTGTTGCTCACACGCTGCCCCTTCTGGGGCTGCTTCAGCCAGCTCATGCTGTACGCTGAGAGGGCCGAGGCGCGCCG GAAGCCCGACATCCCAGTGCCCTACCTGTACTTCGACATGGGGGCGGCCGTGCTGTGCGCTAGCTTCATGTCCTTTGGAGTGAAGCGGCGCTGGTTCGCTCTGGGGGCCGCACTCCAGCTGGCCATTAGTACCTACGCCGCCTACCTCGGGGGCTACGTCCACTACGGGGACTGGCTGAAG tttctactTCTGGTAGAAAGAATTACCTATCTCTGCTCTACCTGCCCACCACACTTGGAAATG GTCCGTATGTACTCTCGCACAGTTGCCATCATCGGTGGCTTTCTTGTGCTGGCCAGCGGTGCTGGGGAGCTGTACCGTCGGAAACCCCGCAGCCGTTCCCTCCAGTCCACCGGCCAGGTCTTCCTGGGCATCTACCTCATCTGCGTG GCCTACTCGCTGCAGCACAGCAAGGAGGACCGGCTGGCGTATCTGAACCATCTCCCAGGAGGGGAGCTGATGATCCAGCTCTTCTTCGTGCTGTATGGCGTCCTGGCCCTGGCTTTCCTGTCAGGCTACTACGTGACCCTGGCTGCCCAGATCTTGGCTGTTCTGCTGCCCCCGGTTATGCTGGTCATTGATGGCAATGTTGCCTACTGGCATAACGCGCGGCGTGTTGAGTTCTGGAACCAGATGAAGCTCCTTGGAGAGAGCGTGGGCATCTTTGGGGCCGCTGTCATCCTGGCCACTGACGGCTGA
- the TMEM101 gene encoding transmembrane protein 101 isoform X2 yields MASKIGSRRWMLQLIMQLGSVLLTRCPFWGCFSQLMLYAERAEARRKPDIPVPYLYFDMGAAVLCASFMSFGVKRRWFALGAALQLAISTYAAYLGGYVHYGDWLKVRMYSRTVAIIGGFLVLASGAGELYRRKPRSRSLQSTGQVFLGIYLICVAYSLQHSKEDRLAYLNHLPGGELMIQLFFVLYGVLALAFLSGYYVTLAAQILAVLLPPVMLVIDGNVAYWHNARRVEFWNQMKLLGESVGIFGAAVILATDG; encoded by the exons ATGGCGTCGAAGATAGGTTCGCGACGGTGGATGCTGCAGCTGATCATGCAGTTGGGTTCGGTGTTGCTCACACGCTGCCCCTTCTGGGGCTGCTTCAGCCAGCTCATGCTGTACGCTGAGAGGGCCGAGGCGCGCCG GAAGCCCGACATCCCAGTGCCCTACCTGTACTTCGACATGGGGGCGGCCGTGCTGTGCGCTAGCTTCATGTCCTTTGGAGTGAAGCGGCGCTGGTTCGCTCTGGGGGCCGCACTCCAGCTGGCCATTAGTACCTACGCCGCCTACCTCGGGGGCTACGTCCACTACGGGGACTGGCTGAAG GTCCGTATGTACTCTCGCACAGTTGCCATCATCGGTGGCTTTCTTGTGCTGGCCAGCGGTGCTGGGGAGCTGTACCGTCGGAAACCCCGCAGCCGTTCCCTCCAGTCCACCGGCCAGGTCTTCCTGGGCATCTACCTCATCTGCGTG GCCTACTCGCTGCAGCACAGCAAGGAGGACCGGCTGGCGTATCTGAACCATCTCCCAGGAGGGGAGCTGATGATCCAGCTCTTCTTCGTGCTGTATGGCGTCCTGGCCCTGGCTTTCCTGTCAGGCTACTACGTGACCCTGGCTGCCCAGATCTTGGCTGTTCTGCTGCCCCCGGTTATGCTGGTCATTGATGGCAATGTTGCCTACTGGCATAACGCGCGGCGTGTTGAGTTCTGGAACCAGATGAAGCTCCTTGGAGAGAGCGTGGGCATCTTTGGGGCCGCTGTCATCCTGGCCACTGACGGCTGA
- the NAGS gene encoding N-acetylglutamate synthase, mitochondrial isoform X1, giving the protein MATARLAWALRAALAGGRLRGPQSTGGARRLSGSARRRAARATSPGRRLSTAWAPAQPAQEEAEGAVYDAHSHAAEEPSWTLPPAPPVSPDSPGPPAGRSLVQRDIQAFLNQCGASPGEARHWLTQFQTCHHSADRPFAVIEVDEEVLKCPKAVSSLAFALAFLQRMDMKPLVVLGLPAPTAPSGCLSFWEAKAQLAQSCKVLVDALRHNAATAVPFFGGGSVLGAAEPAPHASYGGIVSVETDLLQWCLESGSIPILCPIGETAARRSVLLDSLEVTASLAKALRPTKIIFLNTTGGLHDSSHKVLSNVNLPADLDLVTNAEWVSTKERQQIRLIVDVLSRLPHHSSAVITDASTLLTELFSNKGSGTLFKNAERMLRVRSLDSLDQGLLVNLVNASFGKKLRDDYLASLRPRLHSVYVSEGYNAAAILTTEPVLGGTPYLDKFVVSSSRQGQGSGQMLWERLRRDLQTLFWRSRVTNPINPWYFKHSDGSFSNKQWIFFWFGLADIRDSYELVNHAKGLPDSFCKPASDPGS; this is encoded by the exons ATGGCGACGGCGCGGTTGGCCTGGGCCCTGCGGGCCGCCCTTGCGGGCGGGAGGCTGCGCGGCCCCCAAAGCACTGGGGGCGCCCGGAGGCTCAGCGGCAGCGCGCGGCGGCGGGCGGCCAGGGCCACCAGCCCGGGACGCCGGCTCAGCACCGCCTGGGCGCCGGCCCAGCCCGCCCAAGAGGAGGCCGAGGGCGCCGTGTACGACGCCCACTCGCATGCAGCGGAGGAGCCGTCGTGGACACTGCCCCCCGCTCCCCCGGTGTCCCCCGACTCCCCCGGGCCCCCGGCCGGCCGCTCGCTGGTGCAGCGGGACATCCAGGCCTTCCTGAATCAGTGTGGGGCCAGCCCCGGGGAGGCGCGCCACTGGCTCACGCAGTTCCAGACCTGCCACCACTCCGCGGACAGGCCCTTTGCCGTCATCGAG GTGGACGAGGAGGTGCTCAAGTGCCCTAAGGCCGTATCCAGCCTGGCCTTCGCCCTGGCCTTCCTGCAGCGCATGGACATGAAGCCGCTGGTGGTCCTGGGGCTGCCCGCTCCCACAGCGCCCTCGGGCTGTCTTTCCTTCTGGGAGGCCAAGGCACAGCTTGCCCAGAGTTGCAAGGTGCTGGTGGACGCCCTGCGGCACAATGCCGCCACTGCCGTGCCTTTTTTTGGCGGCGGGTCGGTGCTGGGCGCTGCTGAGCCAGCCCCTCATGCCAG CTATGGCGGCATCGTCTCGGTGGAGACCGACCTACTACAGTGGTGCCTGGAGTCGGGCAGCATCCCCATCCTGTGCCCCATCGGGGAGACGGCCGCCCGCCGCTCCGTGCTCCTGGACTCACTGGAGGTGACCGCGTCCCTGGCCAAGGCGCTGCGGCCCACCAAAATCATCTTCCTCAATACCACGGGCGGTCTGCACGACAGCAGTCACAAG GTCCTGAGTAACGTGAACTTGCCCGCCGACCTGGACCTAGTGACCAACGCCGAGTGGGTGAGCACCAAAGAACGGCAGCAGATTCGGCTCATCGTGGACGTGCTCAGCCGCCTGCCTCACCACTCCTCGGCTGTCATCACCGACGCCAGCACGCTGCTCACCGAGCTCTTCAGCAACAAGG gGTCCGGGACGCTGTTCAAGAACGCCGAGCGGATGCTGCGAGTGCGCAGCCTGGACAGCCTGGACCAGGGCCTCCTAGTGAACCTGGTCAACGCCAGCTTCGGCAAAAAGCTCCGGGACGACTACTTGGCCTCGCTGCGCCCGAGGTTGCACTCTGTCTACGTCTCTGAGGG GTACAACGCGGCTGCCATTCTGACCACGGAGCCCGTACTTGGGGGCACCCCGTATCTAGACAAGTTTGTGGTGAGCTCCAGCCGCCAGGGCCAAGGCTCCGGCCAGATGCTGTGGGAGCGCCTGCGGCGGGACCTGCAGACGCTTTTCTGGCGCTCCCGGGTCACCAACCCCATCAATCCCTG gtACTTCAAACACAGCGATGGCAGCTTCTCCAACAAGCAGTGGATCTTCTTCTGGTTTGGCCTGGCCGACATCCGGGACTCTTACGAGCTGGTCAACCACGCCAAGGGGCTGCCAGACTCCTTCTGCAAGCCGGCTTCTGACCCAGGCAGCTGA
- the NAGS gene encoding N-acetylglutamate synthase, mitochondrial isoform X2 gives MDMKPLVVLGLPAPTAPSGCLSFWEAKAQLAQSCKVLVDALRHNAATAVPFFGGGSVLGAAEPAPHASYGGIVSVETDLLQWCLESGSIPILCPIGETAARRSVLLDSLEVTASLAKALRPTKIIFLNTTGGLHDSSHKVLSNVNLPADLDLVTNAEWVSTKERQQIRLIVDVLSRLPHHSSAVITDASTLLTELFSNKGSGTLFKNAERMLRVRSLDSLDQGLLVNLVNASFGKKLRDDYLASLRPRLHSVYVSEGYNAAAILTTEPVLGGTPYLDKFVVSSSRQGQGSGQMLWERLRRDLQTLFWRSRVTNPINPWYFKHSDGSFSNKQWIFFWFGLADIRDSYELVNHAKGLPDSFCKPASDPGS, from the exons ATGGACATGAAGCCGCTGGTGGTCCTGGGGCTGCCCGCTCCCACAGCGCCCTCGGGCTGTCTTTCCTTCTGGGAGGCCAAGGCACAGCTTGCCCAGAGTTGCAAGGTGCTGGTGGACGCCCTGCGGCACAATGCCGCCACTGCCGTGCCTTTTTTTGGCGGCGGGTCGGTGCTGGGCGCTGCTGAGCCAGCCCCTCATGCCAG CTATGGCGGCATCGTCTCGGTGGAGACCGACCTACTACAGTGGTGCCTGGAGTCGGGCAGCATCCCCATCCTGTGCCCCATCGGGGAGACGGCCGCCCGCCGCTCCGTGCTCCTGGACTCACTGGAGGTGACCGCGTCCCTGGCCAAGGCGCTGCGGCCCACCAAAATCATCTTCCTCAATACCACGGGCGGTCTGCACGACAGCAGTCACAAG GTCCTGAGTAACGTGAACTTGCCCGCCGACCTGGACCTAGTGACCAACGCCGAGTGGGTGAGCACCAAAGAACGGCAGCAGATTCGGCTCATCGTGGACGTGCTCAGCCGCCTGCCTCACCACTCCTCGGCTGTCATCACCGACGCCAGCACGCTGCTCACCGAGCTCTTCAGCAACAAGG gGTCCGGGACGCTGTTCAAGAACGCCGAGCGGATGCTGCGAGTGCGCAGCCTGGACAGCCTGGACCAGGGCCTCCTAGTGAACCTGGTCAACGCCAGCTTCGGCAAAAAGCTCCGGGACGACTACTTGGCCTCGCTGCGCCCGAGGTTGCACTCTGTCTACGTCTCTGAGGG GTACAACGCGGCTGCCATTCTGACCACGGAGCCCGTACTTGGGGGCACCCCGTATCTAGACAAGTTTGTGGTGAGCTCCAGCCGCCAGGGCCAAGGCTCCGGCCAGATGCTGTGGGAGCGCCTGCGGCGGGACCTGCAGACGCTTTTCTGGCGCTCCCGGGTCACCAACCCCATCAATCCCTG gtACTTCAAACACAGCGATGGCAGCTTCTCCAACAAGCAGTGGATCTTCTTCTGGTTTGGCCTGGCCGACATCCGGGACTCTTACGAGCTGGTCAACCACGCCAAGGGGCTGCCAGACTCCTTCTGCAAGCCGGCTTCTGACCCAGGCAGCTGA